Within the Halomonas sp. HL-93 genome, the region CTTGGAGCTGATCGGCGAGGGGGAAATGCGGCGACATGAGGCCACCTCTTATTGTTTTTGATTGAATAATAAATTGAATTTTTTAAACGACTGTTTGATCACTTTAGCGCTACGTGTTGATTATGCAAGCAGCGTCGTTTTGGACCCCCGCTTTGCGCCAGCGCGCGACTTCACCGACAATAGGGCCAGTCCCTTAAAACATGGATATAAGACATGCAAGCAAATGGATTTTTTGATGATGTTGGCGAAACGATCGGTGAAGTGATTCGCGGCGTCGTTGAGTTTTTGCTCGGTATTTTTACCAATTTCTTTGGCGCGTTCGATGAGTTTATCGACGGCCTGACGCGCTCGCTGGGTATCAGCGACTCATTTTTTAGCATCGTGGTACTGGTCATTGGGTTATTAATTCTTTGGGGCGGGCTGCGGGCTTTTTTTCGCGGCTCAATCATTGGCGGCATCATTCGCACCCTGCTGGGGCTGTTTATTCTTGCCTGGTTGATGATGTAGAGGGCGCTTCTTGGCGCTCAAAATGATCAATTATTTTGCCCTTGAAACAGTTTCATCAGTGGCATGACGGATTGTCATTTGCTTATTTGGTGCGTTTTGTCATGATTTGCACTTATTTTGTGCAAAGCGAGTGCAATGAAAACTTATCTTGGCAAGATGCGGGGGCAGCCAGTTAAGCGCACCCGGGTAGGCTGGCAGGATGCTTTTTGGTCATGGACAGGGGCCTTTACCGGTATGGCAGTGATTTGCTGGTTAAGCTCGGCGTGGCTGTCACAACAACTGCTTATCGTAGGCTCCTTCGGCGCAACCTCGGTGCTCATTTATGCGGCACCTGAAAGCCCTTTTGCCCAGCCCAGCCATGTGCTTTTTGGCAGCATGCTATCGGCAGGTATTGGCGTTGCTTGCTATCAACTGCTGGGGGCAACACCGATGTCAATGGCCCTGGCCGTATCACTTTCGGTGCTGGGTATGCAGCTAACCCACACGGTTCACCCACCGGGAGCGGCGGCGGCTCTGATTGCGGTAGGCGGGGGGGCCAGCGTTCATCAATTGGGGTGGTGGTATCCACTGATCCCGATTGGGGGTGGCTGCGTCATCATGTTGATCGTGGCCATCTTGGTCAATAATTTAGCGCGCCATCGCCGCTACCCGCGTTATTGGTAACCTGGAAGGCGGTCCAATTGCTGCTCTAGTGCGAAAATATGCGCATCATCAACGCCTAGCTCGCGCAGAGCGCTGGCCAGATTCAATAGGTACTCGCGATTGGGGCCGCTGGGTCCGTGGGCTTGATTAATTTGGCGAGCCATATCGGCAAGTGGTGCCTCGCCAAGAAATGCCGGGTTGTCTTCACTGGCCAGATAAATAAGCCCTTCGCTTTGGCCCGCTGTGCCGCCATTTTCATTAAGAAAGGTAAGTGGGACCTTTTCCCGCAAGTAGCCGTTTTTTTCCCGTACATCCAGTGGGGCAAGCACGTCTGAGGTAATGCGGTACGCCATGCCGTGGCACACTGCCCCTTGTGCGCGGATCAGTGTGGCGACTCGGCCGGGTGCGTCTGGTGTGCCGCGGTGGTCGTGGGAACCTTGCCAAAAGCGCCGCGCCCAGCCAGTAATAAAGGCAGGGCGGCGTTCTAAATAGGCAAAATCCGCCTTCCAAATCAGTGAGCCATAGCCGAATAGCCATATATCGGCATGGCCCTCAAAGAAGTTTCTTTGCTGGTTAAGGGCAGTGGTATCAAGCATGGTTATCAAGCAACATATCGTCATCAAATAGCATCGTGGGCTACACCCTTTGTAAAACAGCTATCTTACCATGTCACTGGTGATTGCTTACCTGACAGCTCACACGGCTCATCAACCCCAGCGAGTGGAGGCAAGCATGCGCGCGATATTTCTGGTGGATAACGGCTCGCTACGAGCGCAGGCGACGCTGAACTTACGTCGCGTGGCGGCTTCGCTTAGCGAGCTTATTGGCGAAACCGTGCAGGCGGCATCGCTGCTGCACTCCAACAAGATTCCAGCGGACGAGATCGATGGTATCCCTGCTACAACGCTTGGCCCCGCCGCTGAGCGCAGTGCCGAGCAGGGGGCAACGGAGATTATCGTACTGCCGTTCTTTTTCGGCCCTAGCAAAGCCCTCACCGGCTACCTGCCTGAACGCATGGCCACGCTTCAAGAACGCTTTCCCCATGTAAAAGTGCGTGTCGCCCAGCCCTTGGTGGATGAGTTCGGTGGTAATGACCTGCGTTTAGCCCATCTGCTGGCCGATAACGTGCGCGACCATCTTCGGCCGGACACCAAGCCTCACGTGGCGCTGGTGGATCACGGCAGCCCGATTCCCGAAGTCACTGCCGTACGAAACCGCCTGGCGGGGCAACTTAGCGTGCTGCTTGGCGATGACGCCGCCTGTGTTGCCGCTGCCTCCATGGAGCGCCGCGAGGGCGATGAGTACCGCTTTAATGAACCACTGCTGGAAAACTTGCTGGCGCTACCCGAGTTCAGCTCAGGCCCGGTTATCTTGGCGATGCTGTTTCTTTCGCCGGGGCGCCACGCCGGGGAGGGCGGTGATATTGCGGAAATATGCGCCGCCGCTGAACAGCAGCATCCAGGCCTTTCCGTTACCACCACCAAGCTGGTGGGGGAGCACCAAGGAATCGTCGATATTTTGCACTCTCGGTTGCGCCAAGCGCTTGATGATGAACGCTTTCTACTCGATATCCCGGCCATCGCTTGATATGACTAAAGTCTGATGGGTGAATACCCGTCCAATAGCGCGTAGAATCGCGAGCCTTTCTATTACTGTCAATGACACGCTAACCGGGCTCCTTTTGTGATCGCAACCGCCAATATCACCATGCAGTTTGGGGCTAAGCCCCTGTTTGAAAATGTCTCCGTGAAATTCAATAACGGCAACCGTTACGGCCTGATCGGTGCGAACGGCTGCGGCAAATCCACCTTTATGAAAATTCTCGGTGGTGATTTGGAGCCCTCTTCCGGCCAGGTGATGCTGGATAGCAGTACACGGTTGGGTAAGCTGCGTCAGGATCAGTTTGCGTTTGAGAATGAGCGGGTGATCGATACCGTGATCATGGGCAATGTCGAGCTGTGGTCGGTCGCGGCCGAGCGCGAGCGTATCTACTCCCTGGCAGAGATGAGCGAAGAGGACGGCATGGCCGTCGCCGACCTGGAAGTCCGCTTTGCCGAGTTGGATGGCTACACCGCCGAAGCCCGTGCGGGGGAGCTGCTGCTAGGCTTGGGTATTCCCATTGAGCAACACACCGGACCAATGAGTGAGGTATCACCCGGCTGGAAGCTGCGCGTGCTGCTCGCTCAGGCGCTGTTTTCAGATCCGGATGTCCTGCTGCTCGACGAGCCTACCAACCATCTGGATATCAACACTATCCGCTGGTTGGAAGATATTCTTAAAGCGCGCAGCAGCACCATGGTGATCATCTCCCACGATCGCCACTTCCTGAACAGCGTCTGCACCCATATGGCGGATCTGGATTACGGCGAAATTACCCTGTTCCCGGGTAACTACGATGATTACATGACGGCCGCCACCGCGGTTCGTGAGCGTCAGCACTCGGATAACGCCAAGAAAAAAGCCCAGATTGCCGAACTGCAGCAGTTCGTGAGCCGCTTCTCGGCCAACGCCTCGAAGGCCAAGCAGGCTACCTCACGGGCGCGTCAAATCGACAAAATCAAGCTGGAAGATATCAAGCCGTCCAGTCGGGTTAGTCCGTTTATCCGCTTCGACCAGAACAAAAAGATTCACCGTAACGCGGTGAATGTGGACGGCATTACCAAGGGCTATGACGGCCCGCCGTTGTTCGAACGTCTCTCCATGACCGTAGAAGCCGGTGAGCGGATTGCCATTATCGGCCCCAACGGCATTGGTAAAACCACGCTGCTGAAAACCCTGGCGGGCGAGTTACGCCCGGATGCTGGCGAAGTGAAGTGGACGGAAGCCGCTGAGGTGGGTGTGTTTGCTCAGGATCACTCCGACGATTTCGCCGTAGATGCCACCCTGTTTGAGTGGATGGGCCAGTGGACACAAGGCGGTGAGCAGGTGGTGCGCGGTGCGCTCGGGCGAATGTTGTTTTCCAGCGATGACATCGATAAATCGGTCAAGGTGATTTCCGGTGGCGAGCAGGGGCGCATGCTGTTCGGTAAGTTAATCCTTACTCAGCCTAATGTGCTGCTGATGGATGAACCCACCAACCACCTGGATATGGAGTCCATCGAAGCCCTGAACCTAGCCCTTGAAAACTACCCGGGTACGCTGCTGTTTGTCAGCCATGACCGTGAGTTCGTCTCTTCGTTGGCCACGCGCATTATTGATATGCAGCCGGAAGGCATCGTCGACTTCAGCGGCAGCTACGACGATTATCTGCGCAGCCAGGGCGTTGCCTAATCCGCTCAGCCGTTGTTAGCCAATAATGCGCTCAAAGGTGATGTCGGTGGCAGGCTCGCGATCGGCATCCAGCATATCGCCGGTAAACAAGGTCTGCATCTCTTTGGCCAGCGCCACATAGACGTGCATCTGCTGATTGCGGCGTTTACGCAGCGGTGGCTTCACCAATAGGCTGATGCCCTTGATGGGATCGTGAGTTTCATCGCGCAGCAGGTCGGGCATTTCACCAGGTGGAAACGCGTTGGCGATGGTAACCGGGTTAGAGGGCTGTTCACCGGCAATGTGGAAGACTTTCTTGATCGGGTCGAAGGTGGCGTTCTTTTCACGCAGCCAAGCGGCAAGACGCTGGTCGGTTTGTTCGTCAGGGTGGGAAAAAATCACGAACAGGGAGTGCTGGGTCACTTTGCTGGTGCGCTTGGCAGAGGCGGTGGAAGGTGGTTCTGCAGCGGGGGGCGGAGAGGTGGCCGTTGTACTGGCGCGTTCCATTGTCGGCTCGGCGGCGTCTGCCGGTCGTTGACGACGCTGTCGCCGCATCACATAAATGAACAGCGCCAAGGCGATTAGCGCTAATACGATAGAGCCGAATGCCAATAAGGTGACTAACGGTGTTGTCTCCATTGTGTTGTTATCCTTCGTCTTGTCGCGCCAATCGCGCGTTAATTCTGCCGCCAAATGGAGGCATTAAGCACTAGCGCAAGGGCCACCCAAAGCGCGTAGGGCACCATTAACCACGCCGCCAAGCTGCTCACTTTAGCAAACACAATAACCGCCAGCACAATCAATATCAGTAGCAATACAATGTCGCCAAGCGCTGCAGCGATTTGTTTGCGACCAAAAAACAGCCACGACCAAGCGGCGTTAGCCAGCAACTGAAGAGCGTAAATAGTTAGGCTGGCAGTACGCCAAGCCGAGTCGTCTGCCATGTAGATTCGCCATGCGGCAATCGCCATCAAAAGGTAAAGGATGCCCCAGGCGATGGGGAAGGCGGTATCGGGCGGTGTCCAGGTGGGTTTGTTGAGCTCGCGATACCAGCCATCGGGCCTAAAGCGTGCCCCGGTAGTGGCGGCAAGGCCAACCAGCGCCACCGATACCAGCAAAGCCAACAGCGAATCGAGCATTCATCACCTGTCTGTTCAAACGAAATAATCAATAGCTTAGCAGCGATTGTTGGCGAGGCATATATACCAGCCCAGTTTGAAGTATGAGTTGTTGAGCAGCATTAATTGAGTTTACCGTGTTCACAAGCCAGTATCGTTTTATAAAACAACCTGACGAAGCCCTTATCATGAAATACTGCTCATCAGCTGATGATATCGACAGTGCCTTTCTTGCTAACACAGGCAGTGCTGCTTGGCACCGGCACCTGGCAAGTTTGGTGCGTACAGCAGGGCAGCGCGATTTCCCAGCGCGGTTAGAGCAAGTACTTAGAGCGGTAACTGGGTTCGACACGATTCTGGTCACTACCTACAAAGGGCGTCACAGGCCGCTTCTGATTCATGATGATTACCCATCAGAAAATCGCCCCCAAGCGATAGATCGCTACCTCAGCGGGGCGTATTTATTGGATCCTTTCTTTACCGCTATAAGTGGTGGCCTGGATAGCGGTGTGCACCGATTGCGGGAGCTAGCCCCTGATCGTTTTGAGTCCAGTGACTACTATGCCCACTATTATCGCGGGTTAGGGTTGGCGGATGAGGTGGGCCTCTTCGCACGTGTGGGGGATGATGTCTTGATGGTGGTATCGCTGGGCTTTCAGACAGGAGCGCCCTTGAAGAGACGTGCGTTGCAGGTACTGAAGAATGTGGAGCCGATGATCGAAACGTTGTTAATGGAGTATTGGAAGTGGCAGGGCGTCCATTTCCAGTCGACATTGGAAAAGTATGCTCCGGTGGAAGCAGCCTTCGCAAGCTTTGGTCGTGAGGTTTTAACGGCACGTGAACAAGAGATCGTTCGTCTGTTACTCGCTGGTCACTCTACCAAATCGGCGGCCCGGGAGCTGGATATCAGCGATGGTACTGTGAAGGTACACCGCAAACATATTTATCAGCGCCTGGATGTCTCCAGTCAATCCCAGTTGTTTCAGCTCTTTCTTGATCATATTTCCCTCGTCTCGCTGCAAATTAATGCGAGAAGCGACAGAAACTGAGTATGTCGAACGGCATATGAGGAGACTGTTTGTGTGGCCAAAACCGATTAATGGCTGCCCCCATCTACCCGGCAACTGAAGAAACGTTTTCTGCGCCTCCTGATCGCTGCAATTGTTTGATGTCACGGCTGAGTGTTCAGTTTACGTATACCCCAATGAGGGTATTTTTTTTAATTTCTTATGTTGCTAGTTTTCTTATTAAATAACGATAACGATTTTCTAAAGTGTAACGGCGTCAGCACACAATAACTAACTAATTAATAAGGTGATGACCATGTTGGATAAAAAAGTAACGCGCTTTATCTCTGCTATCGTAATCGCTTCGAGCACAGTGGCATTAAACGCTTCAGCGTCAGATTATCCTCAACAAGATATCCGTATGGTGATCCCCTATGGCCCTGGAGGGGCAACCGACGCCATATTTCGTTTAGTCTCGAAAGAAGCAGAAAAGCATTTAGGCGTGTCGGTGATACCTGTCAATATGGCAGGCGCTGGGGCAACGACCGGTTCACGTCATGTCAAAGAAGCGCAGCCGGATGGCTATACGCTTCTGGGGAGTCACGATACGATCGCGCTTTCACGCCTCGCAGGCACAGTCGATTACTCTTACGATGCATTCGAGCCCGTGGCATTACTGACCCAAACAATTGTCATTCCGATGACATATGCCGACCATCCTGTGGACGATATGGCTGAAATGGCCAGCTATATCTCAGAGCATCCGGGTGAGGTCACCTTTGGAATGACACCCTCTTCAGTGGATCACTTCTATTGGGTGCAGCTTTTTGATGCGATTGGCGTCAACCCAGAAGATGTGCGATTTGTTGCGTATCAGGATACAAACGAGCAGATTGCGGCGTTAATGGCGCAAGAAATAGATTTCGTTAACGCTGACATGCCTTCAAGCCGTGCCTTTTTTGAGAGTGGTAAATTTCGACCTTTAGGCGTGTCTCATGAGGAACGCCTTCAAGGGTTAGAGGATGTGGCGACCTTAAGAGAGCAGCAGGTGGACTTGGTCAGTGCTACCAATCGAGGCATTTTCGCTCCTAAAGGTACTCCCACGCATATTTTAGAGGCTTTGGCAGATGCTTATTCTAAAGCGCTTGAAAATGAAAAAATTAGAAATCGAATAGAGAATGAGTTTGGCTCGGTCGTTCATTTTTTGCCAACCGATGAATACCAGCACTTCTTAGATGAAAATGAAGCTGCGTTAACGCAGGCTGCAGAAAGTATCGATTTCAATAACTAAGCGCTAAGTATCAATATCGCCCTGTATGGCTTTTTAAATCAGCCTACAGGGCGATTGTATTTATCCGCAGTCGTTTTAGATCAAGCGTTGATGGACATCCAGATAGTCTTGATGTTCATATATTCGTCAATGGAGTGCAGTGATTTATCCCGCCCATTTCCAGACTGCTTCACCCCACCGAACGGTACGGTCATATCCGGGCCTGCCCAGTTATTAACGTAGACTTGCCCAGACTGCAACTTGCGTGAAACACGCATGATGCGATCAATATCCTGGCTCCAGACGGCGGCAGCCAAGCCGTATTCGCTGTCGTTGGCAAGGGCCAATGCCTCTTCTTCGGTATCGAAGCCAAAAACCGACAGCACTGGCCCGAAGATCTCCTCGCGACCTATGGTCATGGCCGGGGTGACATCGTCAAATACGGTGGGAGGAATAAAGAGCCCGGCGCTATCTAATGGCTGTCCGCCGGTACGCAGCGTGGCACCCTCTTCTTGCCCCTGGCGGATATAATCAAGCACTCGCTGGTATTGAGTGT harbors:
- a CDS encoding HPP family protein; its protein translation is MKTYLGKMRGQPVKRTRVGWQDAFWSWTGAFTGMAVICWLSSAWLSQQLLIVGSFGATSVLIYAAPESPFAQPSHVLFGSMLSAGIGVACYQLLGATPMSMALAVSLSVLGMQLTHTVHPPGAAAALIAVGGGASVHQLGWWYPLIPIGGGCVIMLIVAILVNNLARHRRYPRYW
- a CDS encoding gamma-glutamylcyclotransferase, encoding MLDTTALNQQRNFFEGHADIWLFGYGSLIWKADFAYLERRPAFITGWARRFWQGSHDHRGTPDAPGRVATLIRAQGAVCHGMAYRITSDVLAPLDVREKNGYLREKVPLTFLNENGGTAGQSEGLIYLASEDNPAFLGEAPLADMARQINQAHGPSGPNREYLLNLASALRELGVDDAHIFALEQQLDRLPGYQ
- a CDS encoding sirohydrochlorin chelatase, whose protein sequence is MRAIFLVDNGSLRAQATLNLRRVAASLSELIGETVQAASLLHSNKIPADEIDGIPATTLGPAAERSAEQGATEIIVLPFFFGPSKALTGYLPERMATLQERFPHVKVRVAQPLVDEFGGNDLRLAHLLADNVRDHLRPDTKPHVALVDHGSPIPEVTAVRNRLAGQLSVLLGDDAACVAAASMERREGDEYRFNEPLLENLLALPEFSSGPVILAMLFLSPGRHAGEGGDIAEICAAAEQQHPGLSVTTTKLVGEHQGIVDILHSRLRQALDDERFLLDIPAIA
- a CDS encoding ABC-F family ATPase, which codes for MIATANITMQFGAKPLFENVSVKFNNGNRYGLIGANGCGKSTFMKILGGDLEPSSGQVMLDSSTRLGKLRQDQFAFENERVIDTVIMGNVELWSVAAERERIYSLAEMSEEDGMAVADLEVRFAELDGYTAEARAGELLLGLGIPIEQHTGPMSEVSPGWKLRVLLAQALFSDPDVLLLDEPTNHLDINTIRWLEDILKARSSTMVIISHDRHFLNSVCTHMADLDYGEITLFPGNYDDYMTAATAVRERQHSDNAKKKAQIAELQQFVSRFSANASKAKQATSRARQIDKIKLEDIKPSSRVSPFIRFDQNKKIHRNAVNVDGITKGYDGPPLFERLSMTVEAGERIAIIGPNGIGKTTLLKTLAGELRPDAGEVKWTEAAEVGVFAQDHSDDFAVDATLFEWMGQWTQGGEQVVRGALGRMLFSSDDIDKSVKVISGGEQGRMLFGKLILTQPNVLLMDEPTNHLDMESIEALNLALENYPGTLLFVSHDREFVSSLATRIIDMQPEGIVDFSGSYDDYLRSQGVA
- a CDS encoding cell division protein ZipA C-terminal FtsZ-binding domain-containing protein, which translates into the protein METTPLVTLLAFGSIVLALIALALFIYVMRRQRRQRPADAAEPTMERASTTATSPPPAAEPPSTASAKRTSKVTQHSLFVIFSHPDEQTDQRLAAWLREKNATFDPIKKVFHIAGEQPSNPVTIANAFPPGEMPDLLRDETHDPIKGISLLVKPPLRKRRNQQMHVYVALAKEMQTLFTGDMLDADREPATDITFERIIG
- a CDS encoding TspO/MBR family protein, giving the protein MLDSLLALLVSVALVGLAATTGARFRPDGWYRELNKPTWTPPDTAFPIAWGILYLLMAIAAWRIYMADDSAWRTASLTIYALQLLANAAWSWLFFGRKQIAAALGDIVLLLILIVLAVIVFAKVSSLAAWLMVPYALWVALALVLNASIWRQN
- a CDS encoding helix-turn-helix transcriptional regulator, whose translation is MFTSQYRFIKQPDEALIMKYCSSADDIDSAFLANTGSAAWHRHLASLVRTAGQRDFPARLEQVLRAVTGFDTILVTTYKGRHRPLLIHDDYPSENRPQAIDRYLSGAYLLDPFFTAISGGLDSGVHRLRELAPDRFESSDYYAHYYRGLGLADEVGLFARVGDDVLMVVSLGFQTGAPLKRRALQVLKNVEPMIETLLMEYWKWQGVHFQSTLEKYAPVEAAFASFGREVLTAREQEIVRLLLAGHSTKSAARELDISDGTVKVHRKHIYQRLDVSSQSQLFQLFLDHISLVSLQINARSDRN
- a CDS encoding Bug family tripartite tricarboxylate transporter substrate binding protein; the protein is MLDKKVTRFISAIVIASSTVALNASASDYPQQDIRMVIPYGPGGATDAIFRLVSKEAEKHLGVSVIPVNMAGAGATTGSRHVKEAQPDGYTLLGSHDTIALSRLAGTVDYSYDAFEPVALLTQTIVIPMTYADHPVDDMAEMASYISEHPGEVTFGMTPSSVDHFYWVQLFDAIGVNPEDVRFVAYQDTNEQIAALMAQEIDFVNADMPSSRAFFESGKFRPLGVSHEERLQGLEDVATLREQQVDLVSATNRGIFAPKGTPTHILEALADAYSKALENEKIRNRIENEFGSVVHFLPTDEYQHFLDENEAALTQAAESIDFNN